From the genome of Tachysurus fulvidraco isolate hzauxx_2018 chromosome 20, HZAU_PFXX_2.0, whole genome shotgun sequence, one region includes:
- the si:dkey-81j8.6 gene encoding serine/threonine-protein kinase 10 — translation MASLLMRLFRMGAEKKKVQHYEHLRRDADPRQTWDTLGELGDGAFGKVYKVQNNDNDVLAAAKVIDVHSEDQLQDYITEINILATCRHGNIISLLEAIYFEGWLWVIIEFCPGGALDDIMLELEHGLSEQQISEVCFQTLQALYYLHQHHIIHRDLKAGNILLTMEGRIKLADFGVSAKNDNTLQRRSTFIGTPYWMAPEVIMCETSKENPYSCKSDIWSLGITLIEAAEMEPPHHTLNPMRVLLKITKSPPPTLTNTRIWSNHFQDFLKRALQKNPESRWGAQQLLTHPFSYAGRSGQTLKELIAEAKAEVTEVIEAESLSDLQSSVDEPVTITETPVKDAKDEPDIPLSPTCEEPPEIPSNSETNKAPKVTRRASGVIDKAQKRARRLSVPGNLLSFLTRRKSGFWSDDMKNLENQAQQDVIDGHCEGESHTSTLETEKEGMEKVEKPKELKDGPDQSPDNLDGETEQKPMPESDKECKDIEANSQKDEEMQQEVIVSHCEGESQTSTLETEKEGMEKVEKPKELKDGPDQRPDNLDGETEQKPMPQSDMECKDIEANSQKDEEMQQEENLSEQESLQNTELKISPNADESKDDQTFWRCLSEPVEKDDRLGVADLQNVLIGMLNLETSHLHQKRETKELSFYDYLDLAGHGTASKVTSTVELIGKPVVEVCVLASAKKTSEEQTESVMQKGLKEDGEGQVEAKEEEDKTVEDGGKHKEDLCVRKEITEETVKDQHFECVRKEITEETVKDQHFDNAETTVQINDSTGEETAQAPNQQESELKKESEQNEPPEEELKKEKAPAENNSRHGTNPDEIQSPGSRDVDEDVTTDQSDEPRNLTETDSQNESLANDTAATSQPHTDCPMFTETPTDEVSSKKSNGVSLDNKVIKSTKQVSFAHKQETHSILNGNSNTEAAHTESNGLLHHTNNQHNEESALSQKTETNLPVGRKTVKKTRKFMVDGREVSITTSKVLSERNDKEQQMRSIRRQELHALKLLQREEQREFTQLEQKLQQQREMMFRHIEQEMSSKKQYYDSELQRLEKQYEQQSQKMETEHTARLQDDARRLKSQQEKELRALKMDPKEEQRFQQKQQQELNEVLQKAVQEHKRKVASMEWDITVKSQQLKRARESVVWELEQRHLQEKYHLFKQQVKEQYSLQRQQLSRRHSKDVERVSRFQQGLIDEQKSSQAQERAQFQRAQRAELKGCINRIRQELRKQGLSGTEQRQKLTQFMSEDENRQKQEFKSLQESQELQFKELQDQCDFNITELHQLQNEKLQVLVEMEKKKIKRLEDEHTLELNEWRDKLACRKEALEEDLARKKREYEGTRRRSEAENRYARRSRFFPNLSFH, via the exons ATGGCGTCGCTCCTGATGCGTTTATTTCGTATGGGTGCAGAAAAGAAGAAGGTTCAGCATTATGAGCACCTGCGCAGGGATGCGGACCCTCGTCAGACTTGGGACACACTCGGAGAGCTTGGCGATGGAGCGTTTGGGAAAGTCTACAAG gttcAAAACAACGACAATGATGTGTTAGCAGCAGCTAAAGTTATAGATGTTCACAGTGAGGATCAACTGCAAGATTACATCACTGAAATCAACATCCTGGCAACCTGTCGTCATGGCAACATCATCTCTTTGCTGGAGGCCATCTACTTTGAAGGATGGttatgg gTCATCATTGAATTTTGTCCTGGTGGAGCGCTGGATGACATCATGTTGG AGCTGGAGCATGGCCTCTCCGAGCAGCAGATCAGTGAGGTGTGTTTCCAGACATTGCAGGCACTGTATTACCTGCATCAGCACCATATCATCCACAGAGACCTGAAGGCCGGAAACATTCTGCTTACCATGGAAGGCCGTATCAAACTtg CTGACTTTGGTGTGTCTGCAAAAAATGACAACACCCTCCAGAGACGATCGACTTTCATCGGAACACCATACTG GATGGCACCAGAAGTGATCATGTGTGAGACATCAAAGGAGAATCCATACTCGTGTAAATCTGATATCTGGTCTCTGGGTATCACACTGATAGAGGCAGCTGAGATGGAGCCTCCACACCACACTCTGAACCCCATGAGAGTACTGCTGAAGATCACCAAGTCTCCTCCTCCCACACTGACCAACACACGAATATG GTCAAACCATTTTCAGGATTTCCTGAAGAGGGCACTACAGAAAAACCCTGAGTCACGATGGGGAGCACAGCAACTACTTACTCACCCATTCTCATACGCCGGGCGGAGCGGACAAACTCTCAAGGAGCTTATTGCTGAGGCTAAAGCAGAGGTCACTGAGGTCATAGAGGCagag TCTCTCTCAGATCTTCAGTCCTCTGTGGACGAACCTGTAACCATCACAGAGACACCGGTGAAAGATGCAAAAGATGAGCCAGACATTCCTCTGTCGCCTACATGTGAAGAACCTCCTGAAATTCCTTCTAATTCTGAGACAAACAAAGCCCCCAAAGTGACGCGTCGGGCATCGGGTGTCATAGATAAGGCACAGAAAAGAGCCAGGCGTTTGTCAGTTCCGGGAAACCTCCTATCTTTCCTGACTCGCCGTAAATCTGGATTCTGGAGTGATGATATGAAAAACCTGGAGAATCAGGCTCAACAGGACGTCATTGACGGTCATTGCGAAGGAGAATCACATACAAGTACACTAGAGACTGAGAAAGAAGGGATGGAAAAGGTAGAGAAACCAAAGGAGCTGAAAGATGGACCTGATCAGAGCCCAGATAACCTTGATggagaaacagaacagaaaccAATGCCTGAGAGTGACAAGGAGTGCAAGGACATCGAGGCGAACAGTCAGAAAGATGAAGAAATGCAACAGGAGGTCATTGTCAGCCATTGCGAAGGAGAATCACAGACAAGTACACTAGAGACTGAGAAAGAAGGGATGGAAAAGGTAGAGAAACCTAAGGAGCTGAAAGATGGACCTGATCAGAGACCAGATAACCTTGATggagaaacagaacagaaaccAATGCCACAGAGTGACATGGAGTGCAAGGACATCGAGGCGAACAGTCAGAAAGATGAAGAAATGCAACAGGAAGAGAATTTATCTGAACAGGAATCACTACAGAATACAGAGCTTAAGATTAGTCCAAATGCTGATGAATCTAAAGATGATCAAACTTTTTGGAGATGTCTTAGTGAACCGGTAGAAAAAGACGATAGACTTGGAGTAGCTGATTTGCAAAATGTTCTGATTGGCATGTTGAATTTGGAAACCTCGCACTTACACCAGAAACGTGAAACCAAAGAACTAAGTTTTTACGATTATCTGGATTTAGCTGGACATGGGACAGCTTCTAAAGTCACGTCCACAGTAGAGTTAATTGGAAAGCCAgttgtggaagtgtgtgttctTGCTTCTGCGAAAAAGACAAGCGAGGAACAGACTGAGAGTGTAATGCAGAAGGGTTTGAAAGAGGATGGAGAAGGACAAGTTGAAGCtaaagaggaggaggataaGACAGTTGAAGATGGAGGCAAACACAAAGAGGATCTATGTGTTAGGAAAGAAATAACCGAAGAGACAGTGAAGGACCAACATTTTGAATGTGTTAGGAAAGAAATAACCGAAGAGACAGTAAAGGACCAACATTTTGACAATGCTGAAACAACAGTGCAAATAAATGATTCAACTGGTGAAGAAACAGCACAAGCCCCAAATCAGCAAGAATCAGAACTGAAAAAAGAATCTGAGCAAAATGAGCCACCTGAAGAAGAACtgaagaaggagaaagcaccAGCAGAGAACAATTCCAGACATGGAACAAACCCTGATGAGATCCAGAGTCCAGGAAGCAGAGATGTGGATGAGGATGTAacaactgaccaatcagatgaaCCCAGGAATCTCACAGAGACTGATTCACAGAACGAGTCGCTTGCAAATGACACAGCAGCAACGTCACAGCCTCATACTGACTGTCCAATGTTTACAGAGACACCAACAGATGAAGTGAGCTCAAAAAAGTCCAACGGTGTTTCTTTAGACAACAAGGTTATCAAAAGTACCAAGCAGGTTAGCTTTGCGCACAAACAAGAGACACACAGCATCCTGAATGGCAACTCAAACACAGAAGCAGCTCACACCGAGTCAAATGGTTTGCTACACCATACCAATAATCAGCACAATGAAGAGTCAGCGCTTTCACAAAAAACTGAAACG AATTTACCTGTGGGCCGGAAAACAGTGAAGAAAACTCGGAAATTTATGGTAGACGGGCGGGAAGTGAGCATCACAACATCAAAAGTGCTTAGTGAGAGAAATGATAAAGAACAGCAGATGCGCTCAATCAG GCGGCAGGAGTTGCACGCTCTGAAGCTGCTGCAGCGAGAAGAACAGCGAGAGTTCACACAGCTGGAACAGAAACTGCAGCAACAAAGAGAGATGATGTTCCGGCATATTGAACAGGAAATGAGT AGTAAGAAGCAGTACTACGATAGTGAACTGCAGCGTCTGGAGAAACAGTATGAACAACAGAGCCAAAAAATGGAGACCGAGCACACGGCACGTCTCCAAGATGATGCACGACGTCTTAAATCCCAGCAAGAGAAGGAGCTCCGAGCACTTAAAATGGACCCTAAAGAG GAGCAGCGTTTTCAGCAAAAGCAGCAGCAGGAGCTAAATGAAGTGCTACAGAAAGCTGTACAGGAGCACAAGAGGAAAGTGGCTTCCATGGAGTGGGACATCACTGTCAAATCTCAGCAGCTCAAGAGAG CACGTGAGTCGGTGGTCTGGGAACTGGAACAGCGGCACCTGCAAGAGAAATATCATTTATTCAAGCAGCAGGTGAAGGAGCAGTATTCTCTACAGAGACAGCAACTCAGCCGGAGACACAGCAAG GATGTGGAGCGTGTGTCACGGTTCCAGCAGGGCCTAATAGATGAGCAGAAGTCTTCGCAGGCTCAGGAAAGAGCACAGTTTCAAAGGGCTCAACGGGCTGAACTCAAAGGTTGCATAAACCGGATTAGGCAAGAGCTGAGGAAGCAGGGGTTAAGCGGGACCGaacagaggcaaaaactcaCACAG ttcatGTCAGAGGACGAGAACAGGCAGAAGCAGGAGTTCAAGTCTCTCCAGGAGAGTCAGGAGCTCCAGTTTAAGGAACTGCAAGATCAGTGTGACTTCAACATCACTGAGCTCCATCAGCTACAG aatGAGAAACTGCAGGTTCTGGTGGagatggagaagaagaagatcaaAAGGTTGgaagatgaacacacactagAACTGAACGAATGGAGAGATAAACTCGCCTGCAGGAAAGAG gcactGGAAGAAGACCTGGCTCGTAAAAAAAGAGAGTATGAAGGAACCAGAAGACGAAGTGAAGCAGAAAACCGATATGCACGGCGTTCCAGATTCTTCCCAAACCTCAGTTTTCACTGA